In Oryzias melastigma strain HK-1 linkage group LG16, ASM292280v2, whole genome shotgun sequence, a single genomic region encodes these proteins:
- the LOC112143557 gene encoding zinc finger BED domain-containing protein 1, which produces MMPINLVTRRGFLNMINKLDRRYDIPSRNYFSQVTIPQLYEGCRMTVAEELSHVGFFVSTTDLWSSWTTEPCLSFTVHFLTMDFELKTRCLETVYFPDSHTSKNIAQGLLDVITSWKFGEEQQVCITTDNGPNVVRATELNKWVRLQCFGHRLHLAIESSIKDDARITRVIGLCKKLVGHFCHRWKAKTALKKSQKYHNLPEHTLLTECPARWGSS; this is translated from the exons ATGATGCCCATAAACTTAGTAACCCGACGTGGTTTCCTCAACATGATTAACAAACTGGACCGGAGATATGACATCCCGTCGCGTAATTACTTTTCCCAAGTCACGATTCCCCAGTTGTATGAAGGATGCCGGATGACAGTTGCGGAAGAATTAAGCCACGTTGGATTTTTTGTAAGTACCACAGACCTGTGGTCAAGCTGGACGACAGAACCGTGCTTGAGTTTTACGGTGCATTTTCTCACTATGGACTTCGAATTAAAAACACGTTGTCTGGAGACCGTCTATTTCCCGGATTCGCACACAAGTAAAAACATAGCGCAGGGATTACTTGATGTGATCACAAGCTGGAAATTTGGAGAAGAGCAGCAGGTGTGCATCACCACAGACAACGGTCCCAATGTCGTGAGAGCCACGGAGCTGAACAAGTGGGTCAGGCTTCAGTGTTTTGGACACAGGCTACACCTTGCAATCG AAAGTTCCATCAAAGATGATGCTCGCATCACTCGAGTCATTGGGCTTTGTAAAAAGTTAGTTGGACATTTTTGTCACAGATGGAAAGCCAAGACGGCATTGAAAAAATCCCAGAAGTACCACAACCTCCCAGAGCACACGCTGCTCACTGAATGTCCAGCAAGGTGGGGTTCCAGTTAG